CAGCTTCCTTCGTGTAGTGCGAGTTATACTCCTTGTCGATCTCCGACCAGGAGAAGACCTTGTATTCCTCGAGAGCGGCTTGAAACTTAGGATCCAACGGCTTCAGATAGCAGCTCTTCAGCATGATGGAGAAGCCATCCGCGTATGGATCCAGGATCGCGAACGGAGCTGAAGCGATCATCGATACGCCATCGAGGATCAAGCACATGTAATAGTAATGCTCCGGGAACTGCTCCATGTGTTGGTATGGCGATCTTTCGATCTCACCCCAGTTGATCTCCGGTTCCTGCATTTCGATGTCATGAAGGATCTCTTCTAGCTCGACAATGTAATTTTCTTCAGCCGCAAGACAGAGCTGCACATTGAGTCGAGTCTTTCCAACAGAGGGAGGACCGACGATAATGCAGAACTGGTGAGTTTCGAACTTGACAAACGCTCGGAAGTCATACAAGTTCTTCTCCAGTTTCTTCGTAGCCAGATTGATTGACTCAGTGATGAAGAACCAAGCGATCCCCATGATCGTGACCGGCAGCGGAACATACAGCGCGACAACCAGGATCGCCGATTTGAAGACTTCAAACAAGTAGATGTGAGTTTCTGTAGAAAAAGCCGATATGAAGTAGTGAATGACGGAGATCAGAACCTCGCTGAGAATCGAGATCAACAAGCCCCTGGAAAGGGCGACCACAGCGAAGAAGATGAGGATGCGACCGCGCATGCGCCACACCCACGACAGAAGCGCCTTGAGGCGATTCCTGATGCGCTGCAGCCGGTTCTGGAGACGTATGAACCAAGCTGCAGCTTTCGTCGTTCGGACCTTGTAGACCTCATTACTGATGAATCCGGTGATCCAGATCAGGACTGCCACCAAAAGGTTGAATCCGTAGCTGATGAAGTAGTTGATCGACTTCATGATCCAGATGATCAGATCCATCATGAATGATGTGAAGTCGAAATGGGAGATCTTATCGATCGCATCGACAACCGTATCGACTACGGTATCCTCGATCTGATCGTATGCCGGAGAATTATTGGATGAGAAGCGGTGGAACCAGGATCCGCCCTCAAATCGATCGGGGATCGAAAGGATCGGGTCCAGGAATTCATCAAGATTGAAGAGAACGGCGGCGATCAAGAATGCGAGGAGGATCCACCAGTATTTTTTGAAGAATCGAATCACTTGTAGAATTTTCTTTTTCTTCCGCTTCGTTTGATGCGATTGACAAGCTTGATTCCAAGAACCGCCGACAGACCGACGGCACCGCTCACGCAGACGACGATCAGGAAGCTTCTTCCGGACTCAAGAGCATCATCAAGACCATCGAGGATCTCCGGAATCGTCCATCCGACTTCCGGATCCGGAGTTGCGACCTCGGATTCGATCGCTTCGGATGCAGCTTCGTAGATCACGCCCTGGTATTCATACATGATGTAGATGATCACCAGGCGTTGGATGTCGTATGAGGTGTTCAGGCCTTCCTGGAACTGTCCCAGGTGAACCTTGTAAAGCTCATATGATTGAAGGTTGAGGTTGGTCAACTCCTGGGACACCATGAAGTCGCCGGCGACGGTATCCGGAACATCTTCGGCTTCGATCGGCTCGACGACGTCCTCGATGTCATAGATGTCGTTTCCCCTGATCGCAGATCCGGCCACGACACCCCATCCGACGACCGGGATCCACCAGAGCCATCCGGGAGCATCCGCTTCGTAGGAATCCCCATGGGCGAACGTGGATACCGCCGTCCTGGTTTCACCCTTGAAGAAGAGAAACTGATAGTTGTAGTCATATCGAACCGTGATCTTCAGAAGGTTCTCAATGACCAGGGGGAAGAAGCAGTAGAGGAATGCATGATTCGAGGATTCCTTGTTCACTACCCCCTGGAGGCTCAGCGGTTCGATCCTGGAATACTCGCCCTGGGTGAGATTGATCACGGTGAAGCCGATGTTGTATTCCTCATACGAGTCCGATGATGCGGCATAGACATCCGGATAGGGCAGCTTCTCAGGGTCCGGTTGAACGTAGAGGATTCGATCGCCATCCGGAGAGGTTGAATAGGACATGTTCACGTTCCAGTCGTCGATGATCACTTCCGAGAGATCCAGATCTACAGGGAACGCGACATCGAAGCGATAGGATTCTGCTTCACCTTCCTGGTTGACCGTCGAGAACGAAAGATGGTAGGATCTGGATGCCGCATCATACAGCTGAAGGGATTCGATCTGATGAAACCTGGTGACAGCCAGACCGTTCAATCCGATGCTGAAGCAATCCGGAAGAAGCGTGTAATCCGAATCGACATCGATGATCGTATCGACCGGAGTTTCATACTCGACGACGAGGTTCGCTTCATAGTAGCGCAGACCACCGGTATCAGAATACGGCGCACCGCCAGAGTAGCCTTCGTTCGCCCACCAGATCACGAAGGAAACGGACTGAGGGATGTATTCAGGATCGATCGCGTGGGTGATGATGCCGCCATCGATGTCGATCGCGGTGGACGACGTATTCCAGTAACCATTCGCGGCAGAAGTGTAGTAGGTTCCCACTTGAATCTGGAGGTAGATCGACGAAACGTTCTCCAGGTTATCCTGGAAGTATTCCAGTTCCTGGAGTCGGCTTGCGATTTCGAAGGTGAAGCTGTTGCCATATCCCATGAGCAGGGAGACATACCCGACAGAGCTGTAGTTCACGGCATCCGGATTGGATCCGTTGATCGTGAACGATTCATCTGCAGGCTGATACTCATAGATTTCTTCGACGATCGTGTATTCCGCTGCTTCGACAGATCCGACAGCCAGAAGCGCGAAAATGGAGGAAAGGATAACGAGGATGATTTTCTTCATGTTTTCTCCTTCCGGATGCCAAAGCCGTCGCTCATGCGGCGGCTGCACCCTTTTCGATTCAGTGTTTCTTCTTGCGGATGATCAGATAGACGATGAAGCCGGCGACCGCTGCAGATGCGGTGACCGAGAGAAAGCTCGAGAAGTTCCAGATCGGATCCGGGGTCTCGACTTCGGAAAGCTCATTCGAGACCCGGATCGTGATCGGGACATGAGCGTCGTTGCCGTCCTCATACACCACATGAACCAGGACCTCGTAATCTCCGGGGACATCCGAATTCGCCACGTATTCGTCGAACTGCATGATCTCGATGATCTCATGAGGCCCGAGATCCTCGGCGAGCTGTTCGAGTCCGAAGGATTCGAGCATCGTCTGGAGATCCTCGTTGTTGATCGGAGCTGCAGCAGAGACCGTCAGCACCGGATCGGCATAGACGAACACCGGGACCGTCAAATCAATGACCTTGACAGCGATCATGGTATATGAGAAGTTGCCTTCGCCGTCCTCGATCTTGAAGACGATCGGATACGTTCCAGGAATCGATTCGTTTCCGGTGTATCCATCGCTCACCACCGTGTAGGTGTGTTCCGAGGTATACGCCGGAGCGAACTCATGAACGTAGATGTCAGTCACATTGCCCACGATGTAATCCTGGATCACATCGTTCAGAGGGAATGTGGCCGTCGTTGCCTTGTGGCAGATCTGAGGTCCTTCCATCACCGGCGCGATGTCGTCAATGATCTCGATCGTGACATGGAGATCGGCTTCATTATTGTATTCATCAAATGCAGTAAGAGTGAAACCGATCGAAGTATATGACTGATTGAAATCAGCATAAATATTCGCGAACGACTCATCATCTGCGAAAGGCGGAAATCCACCAATCACATTGACGGCCGTTTCAGGGACCGCGTCGAGATAATGCAAATATGACTCGAGATAGTCATATAGCGCGTATGAATTGGTTCCCCAATTGGCCATGACATCGGACAGCATGAAATCGATATAAAGATGTTCCCCATCTTCATATATCTGTCCCATGTATTCCCAATAAGGCTTCACATCGTCGATGATCTCAACCTGGATCTCGAGATAGGCCTTGTTGCTGGCGGCATCCTCGGCCGAAAACAGGATGGAATACGAGGTTCCGACGACTTTCGGAGACACCGAGGTGTATTCGTCGGCTTCGACGACGATGCTCGAGGTCAGATCGCCATCGATGTTGTCGGTGACCGTCAGAAGCGCCTTCACCTCATTGACCGATATCGGATCAGCGTAGGAGGTTTCGATCGTCGCGGATCCGTAGGTGAACATCGGATCCACGGTGTCCGGAACATCCAGGAGATACAGATGCATACCGGAAATGCTCGGTTCGATCATCGGCCACATGACCTCATCGTATTGATTCATGAAGGTGATGTAGAAATAACCCTGGGCGACGACGATATCGATCGTGAAGTCCGATGTTCCTCCGCTGAACACAGGGTTCGCGATGAAGGGCCATCCGAACAGTTCGTCGGCGGCCATCACGTTCCAGGAGAAGCCGCCTTCCATGATCGCATTCGTGTCATACATGGAATACTGGAAGGAGGGTTCTTGCGGCATGGTTCCGTCGAACTCGAGGCGATAGCGGCCATCGATCAGGATATCGTCGTGATACTGGATGCCGAGCGTGTTGGATCCGCTCTTCATGAGTCCCACCTTCGCAGGATCCAACAGATCCACCGGATCCGCACTGACTACCGGCAGATGCTGCAGCCCGACCAGGGCAGCGAAGAACGACATGACAAGGACAAATCCATAGATAATTTTCTTCATTCTTTCTCCTTTGCGCTGAGCGCATATGATTTTGTATGTGAACGAGCTGATGCTCGAAGGGTAATCATAAAGCCTTGCAGGTTGGATGCAAGGCTCAGTGATGATGCGTGTTACTTCAGGAAGCCGCGACGGCTTCTTTTCGCCTTGGCGGCGACGAGGATGCCGATGAGGAAGACCAACCCGACTCCGACGCAAGCGGCGATCGTCTTGACGGTCGTCTGGGCGAGGCCGGAGAGTTCCGACCAGTGGTTGGTCAGATTTTCCCAGAAGCCGGACCACGTTGCGCCGAAGCGAACGCCGGAGGCCAGGCCCGGGAGATTCATGAGTTTGGGCATGTCGTTTCTCCTTTCTTTCTTATTTGAAAATCTTCTTGATCAACCCGAGCGGGGCGGTCCAGAAAATCCACTTGAGAACGCCGGCCAGGAGAAGCAAGCCTTGGAGGATCCACATGAGAAATGCCTGGAAGAGCATGACTCACGCCTTCACCGGTTGAACCGGTGCGGAGAAGTTGATTTCGTAGTCTAGGACTACCACCAACATGGGGAAGATTTCCTTCTTTCGATCCACTGTCAGCTCCGTGAAGTCGGTATCGAGATCGGAAATCGGAAGAATCGCGGATCTGGAAATGGACGAAGATTTCCAGAAGTCGTTGATTGTGCCCTTGAAGAGTTCACCGTTCTTCGTCCGAACGTTGACGACCTGATCTCCAGGGAACTTCTTCAGCAGTTGTTCAAGTGTCATGTGATCTCCTCCTTTCATTCGAAGACTTGCCGGCTATGGCCTTCGCAACCACAGCCGGCTGCACTTCTCGATTCAGCGGTCGATCATTCCGCTTCGAAGCTGAAGTTCTTGTCGGAGTCGATGGGATCCGGAGCGGTCTCCCATTCGATGTCCAGAGCGAGTTTCTCCTTGCCCTGGATCCCGACATTCTTTTCCAGTTCGGCGAGACATGCGGACTGATTGAAGTCGTTGAAGAAGTGGACTTCGGTGAGCTGCTGCCCGAAGATCACCTGGACCGACTTGTATTTTCGGTCAGTTCCCTTGATCGTGCCGGTGACCATGCGGTAGGGAGCCATGAAGGTGTGCTTGAGGATCTCGTAGCCGTTCTTGTCGAAGATTTGACGGTTTGTCCGCATCCGGATCAGGTTGAGACGATCTTCAGTCAGTTTCATCTTCGGCTGAAGCAGCTGATGAAGATGGATCGTCGCGTAGCAGGTGACATATCCGGATTCCGGATTGACGCGCTTTTCGAGGGTAACCTTGACCTTCTTCAGCGCTTCCCAGTCGGCTTCGGTGAAGTCTGGGGTGTTCTTGAACGGTCTTTCCATTTGTTTTTTGACCTTTCATTTGTTACATGCCCATTAGGGACTTTTATTAAGCCTTGCGGCTTCCAGGATTCCGGATCTCCGGGGGGTGAGATCAGGAACCCTGGAAGAAGCAAGGATATCCTTGCGTCTAGCATTCACCAAGGCGAGTTCCATTTCGCCGCCTTGTTGAAATCCGTTCTGTCGAATGTCTTCATGTCCAGAGCGAAGCGCCAGTTGGCTTTCCGGACTTCCTTTGACTGAATGGATCCATCTATCGCCTGGGTATTGTAACAAAGCGTATGATAGTAGGCCTTCTTCAGATCGCCAGAGGCTTCAGCCTTGTTCGCAAGCGCAAGATGAGCTTGCTGAGATCTGTATAATGTCTTGTCCTTCTTCGTCACACTCTCACCTCCTGTCATGCCTTGCAGTTTTTACTGGGTCCGATCCGATCATGTTGGATCAGGCCCAGGCAAAACGGCGAGGATCTAGTTCTTGAGATCGATGATCCGCGCTTCGAGGAGCTTCGAAGGTTTGTAGTTCTTCGAGGCCTTGACGATCGCCGATGTCGGCAGCTTCTTGTTGAGCTTGCCGGCAACGTTGGCGGCCTTCAGGTCATGGTATCGTTTCTTCTGCTGAAGCTCCGCGAAGTCCTTTTCGGCCTTCACATCGAACGACTTCAGCTGCTGAGCGATCGAAGCCGACTTCTGGGAGTGATACATGTAGGACTCGTTCGGAGTCATGCGCTTGCCCTTCGCCATGGTGTGATCCTCCTTTCTGAAGTAATAAATTAAACGAAGATCTTCGTTCAATTCTCATTTGATTCGATAACTCAGATCCATATTCAGAGATACAGATTCGGATTCCTCCGGACCACGTTGTTCGCAACTTGATATAGTTGCTTGTTGGAGACGGATCGATAATCCGGGTTCCCGGATAACTTCGACATGCGTGCGCGATGATATTCTTCCTTGACGGCCAGTTCGATCTTCTCGATCGGCGATGTCTCCTTCATACGCTTCAGCTCGCAAATCTCTGCCGAGATCTTCGCGAATTCGTATTGATCGGCGACATCGGATCGAGATCTCCAGGCGTATTTCGACTTCTTGGCCATTAGGATCCCACCTTCAGGCCCTTCAACGTTCGAGCTTCAGGATGTCCGATCAGGTAGTTCTGCCAATCTAACGGCTTCACTTGCCTGGATAGAGTTTCGACTCGCATCTCAGCCAGGATCCGTTCGCCCGGGTCCTTCGATTTCAACTTGCCGGCATAATAATGCAACTTCTCAGCCGGTGAATATGATCTGAACTGATGTGCCATGACCTTCACCTGGATGTTTTAAGAAACATGCGACTGCTCGAAAGGGAGCGATAGTAGCTTTTCCGGAAAAACACCCATTGAATCTTCTTCAGAAGTTTTCTCACTTGTATTGAAACTCCTCATCTATTCACGTTTTCGCACATGTGCGTGTGAATCAAATAAAAAAAACGACCGTTTGGATTCCGGATCCAACGGTCGCAGGTTCGAATCCTGTTCGAGTCGCCATGGACACCACGCCGTCCCCTTCGGGGGGCGGTTTTTTTCGTTTCGCGCGATCGCATGTGGCGCGGAGCCGTCAACGATGATATAATCAAATCGAGAAGGTCGCCGTTTACGGCGCCGCGGAGGCAGCCCATGGACATCGCGAAACTGCTTAAGGAACTCACCCTCGAGGAGAAATGCGGACTTCTGGTCGGTGCCGACATGTGGCACACCCGCGCGATCCCGCGCCTCAAGATCCCGTCCGTGATGATGGCGGACGGGCCCACCGGACTCCGGAAGCAGCTCGACTCGCGCACCGGCGTCCAGGAGGCGGAGACCTACCATGCGGTCTGTTACCCGCCCGCGGCGACGGTCGCCGCGAGCTTCGATGTCGACGTCGCCGAGAGGGTCGGACGCGCGATCGCCTCGGAATGCCGCGCCAAGGACGTCCAGGCGATCCTCGCGCCGGGGGTGAACATCAAGCGCAGCCCGCTCTGCGGGCGCAATTTCGAATACTATTCGGAGGATCCGCTCGTCTCGGGTGAACTGGGAGCGGCCTTCGTCCGCGGCGTCCAGTCGGAAGGCGTCGGCGCATGCGTCAAGCACTATGCGCTCAATTCGCAGGAGTCGTGGCGGATGACATCGGATTCCGTCGCCGATCCGCGCGCCTTCCGCGAGATCTACGCCCGCGCCTTCGAACGCGTCGTCCGCGAACGGCCGGCGATGGTGATGTGCTCGTACAATCGCGTCGACGGCGTCTACGCCGCCGAGAACGCGCATCTGCTCGACGCCACGCTTCGGCGCCGTTTCGGCTTCGACGGGCTTCTCGTCTCCGACTGGGGGGCCGTCTCGGACCGGACCCGCTCCGTCCGCGCCACCCTCGACCTCGAAATGCCGGGACATGCCTACGCCGTCCGCAAGCTGATCAAGGATTATCGCAAGGGACGGGTCACGGACGCCGAACTCGACGCCTGCGTCGAACGCGTGCTCCGTTTCGTCGACGCGCATGCGGACCTTCCCGTCCGCGACGTCGACCTCGACGGGAACCACGAACTCGCGCGACAGGCGGCCGCGGCCGCGGTCGTGCTGCTCAAGAACGACGGTGACGTCCTCCCGCTGAAGACGACCGATCGCGTCGCCGTCCTCGGCGCCCTTGCCGAGCGGGTGCGCATCCAGGGCGGCGGTTCCTCGCACGTCAATCCCCACAAGGTGGATTCGATCCTCGAGACGATGCCGCAGGGGGCGTCGTACGAATACGCCGCCGGCTATGCCCTTTCGGGCGACGGCTACAGCCAGGGTCTGCTCGACGTCGCGAAGGAAGCCTGTCGCGGAAAGGACAAGGTGGTCATCTTCGCCGGTTTGACCGACGAATACGAGTCGGAAGGTTACGACCGCACGGACCTCGGCCTGCCGTTCGGCCACGAGGAACTGATCCGCCAGGTCGCCGAGATCGCCGACAAGGTGATCGTCGTCCTCACCGCGGGATCGCCGGTGGCGATGCCGTGGATCAAGAACGTCCAGAGCGTCGTGAACGCCTATCTGCCGGGAGAAGCGGGCGCCGGCGCGGTCGTCGACGTCCTCTACGGAGCCGTCAATCCGTCCGGCAGACTTCCCGAGACGTGGCCGCTCCGCGCCGAGGACGTCCCCTGCGCGTCGCGCTACGCCGCGGGCAACGCCAAGGCCTACTACCAGGAGAGCGTCTACGTCGGCTACCGTTACTACCAGACGAAGAACGTCCCCGTCCTCTTCCCGTTCGGTTACGGCCTCTCGTACGCGTCCTTCGCCTATTCCGACCTGCGGACTTCGCGGCCGTCGATCACGATCCCCGGCGACGTCGAAGTGGCCGTCGAGGTCGAGAACATCGGCTCCGTCTTCGGCCGCGAGGTCGTCCAGCTCTATGTCGAGAACGCCCCCGGGCCGGTCTTCCGGCCGCGCCGGGAATTGCGCCGTTTCGCCAAGATCGGCCTTGCGCCGGGAGAGCGGAAGACGGTCTCGTTCAGCCTCGGGGAAGCGGATTTCGCCTATTTCGACCCGCGCGCCGACCGGTTCGTCGCGCGCCCGGGAACCTATCGGATCGCGATCATGAGACACGCCGCCGAGACGATCCTTTCGATACCGCTCGAGGTCGTCGTCCCGGATTGCCCCGAACCCGATCCCGCGATCCTCGGGGCGACCAGCTACGACGTCGCCAGGGGACTGATCATGACCGACGAGGACTTCGCGATCCTGATCGGCCGCAGACTCGAACCCACCGCCGTCCGGCGCCGCCGTCCCTACACGATGGACGACACGCTCGAGGACGTCAGCCGTACGCTCCTCGGGAAGCTGCTGGTTCGCTTCGCCCGCGGCGCGGTGACCAAGGCCGTCGCGCACGAGACCGAATCGTACCGGCGGATGGTGACGCGCTCGCTCATGGAGACGCCGCTCCGCA
This genomic interval from Candidatus Izemoplasmatales bacterium contains the following:
- a CDS encoding glycoside hydrolase family 3 C-terminal domain-containing protein; protein product: MDIAKLLKELTLEEKCGLLVGADMWHTRAIPRLKIPSVMMADGPTGLRKQLDSRTGVQEAETYHAVCYPPAATVAASFDVDVAERVGRAIASECRAKDVQAILAPGVNIKRSPLCGRNFEYYSEDPLVSGELGAAFVRGVQSEGVGACVKHYALNSQESWRMTSDSVADPRAFREIYARAFERVVRERPAMVMCSYNRVDGVYAAENAHLLDATLRRRFGFDGLLVSDWGAVSDRTRSVRATLDLEMPGHAYAVRKLIKDYRKGRVTDAELDACVERVLRFVDAHADLPVRDVDLDGNHELARQAAAAAVVLLKNDGDVLPLKTTDRVAVLGALAERVRIQGGGSSHVNPHKVDSILETMPQGASYEYAAGYALSGDGYSQGLLDVAKEACRGKDKVVIFAGLTDEYESEGYDRTDLGLPFGHEELIRQVAEIADKVIVVLTAGSPVAMPWIKNVQSVVNAYLPGEAGAGAVVDVLYGAVNPSGRLPETWPLRAEDVPCASRYAAGNAKAYYQESVYVGYRYYQTKNVPVLFPFGYGLSYASFAYSDLRTSRPSITIPGDVEVAVEVENIGSVFGREVVQLYVENAPGPVFRPRRELRRFAKIGLAPGERKTVSFSLGEADFAYFDPRADRFVARPGTYRIAIMRHAAETILSIPLEVVVPDCPEPDPAILGATSYDVARGLIMTDEDFAILIGRRLEPTAVRRRRPYTMDDTLEDVSRTLLGKLLVRFARGAVTKAVAHETESYRRMVTRSLMETPLRSMSVMSGGMLPMRTALALVDLMNLRPDRAVSRLFGRD